The Drosophila nasuta strain 15112-1781.00 chromosome 2L, ASM2355853v1, whole genome shotgun sequence genome window below encodes:
- the LOC132786757 gene encoding vesicular glutamate transporter 1: protein MYSAPTKQPHPIKNRTSFRDKIPARLVLYFLSWSGFLVSFMMRNDMNIALVAMISNSNATESLNNEHTPKLNLGGASDDQISGIKSWIIGSFFWCYVLSQVVGGIATEALGTKSVFGWSQLATALCSLLMPLAAEVHYAVVIALRSIQGFASGLTWPAMYAIVGYWIPLAERSRFMSSFQGFSIGIGLTYPLCGFIITKFGWPPVFYTTGLLGVSWCLLWYTLAFNTPREHPRITKEELNYIELNVGEEVLNSVTMKVPWRQIFLSLPVWAIGITTFGRIFVHYVFITSGPTFMDSILKFKVSTNGIVSGLPFLGSYVSAVLFCYIADKLLLHKIMTLTNVRKVFTALSQVVPGLLIAALGYIDNIGVLLTFWFIAVMLITASYAGAMANIIDLAPNYGHSGAVLAFCQTIHMSASFISPLTVGYIVTDEKSISQWRIIFVISGIIAVATYIFYQFFATAEIQPWNALRPINNQEDEEAKMVPREKAEKKYIPKST, encoded by the exons ATGTATTCTGCTCCCACTAAACAACCTCATCCGATTAAGAATCGGACAAGTTTTAGAG atAAAATTCCAGCGCGTTTGGTTTTGTATTTCCTATCATGGTCTGGGTTCCTGGTGTCCTTCATGATGCGCAATGACATGAACATTGCGCTGGTTGCAATGATTTCCAATAGCAATGCGACAGAATCGTTGAACAATGAGCATACTCCCAAGTTGAACTTG GGTGGCGCAAGTGACGATCAAATATCTGGAATTAAGTCTTGGATCATAGGTTCATTCTTTTGGTGTTATGTGCTCTCCCAAGTCGTGGGGGGCATTGCTACTGAAGCTCTGGGAACGAAATCTGTATTTGGATGGtcacaacttgcaactgcgTTATGTAGTCTGCTAATGCCTTTGGCCGCCGAAGTGCATTATGCGGTCGTGATAGCTCTTCGTTCAATTCAGGGCTTTGCTTCTGGATTGACGTGGCCTGCCATGTACGCCATTGTTGGATACTGGATACCACTGGCGGAGCGTTCGCGTTTCATGTCAAGCTTTCAAGGATTCAGTATTGGAATAGGATTAACGTATCCGCTGTGCGGATTTATCATTACAAAGTTCGGATGGCCACCTGTGTTCTATACAACTGGTTTATTGGGTGTCAGTTGGTGCCTTCTATGGTATACATTGGCCTTCAACACGCCCAGGGAGCATCCTCGCATAACGAAGGAAGAACTCAACTATATTGAGTTGAATGTGGGCGAGGAAGTATTAAATTCAGTTACCATGAAAGTGCCATGGAGGCAAATCTTTTTGTCCCTACCGGTCTGGGCGATTGGAATAACAACCTTCGGTCGAATATTTGTGCATTACGTGTTCATAACGAGTGGACCCACATTTATGGATTCCATTCTCAAATTCAAGGTTTCGACTAATGGTATTGTGTCTGGACTGCCTTTCCTCGGATCCTACGTTTCCGCCGTGCTCTTTTGCTATATTGCTGacaagctgctgttgcacaaGATTATGACCTTAACCAATGTGAGAAAAGTATTTACGGCTCTCTCGCAAGTTGTTCCTGGACTGTTAATTGCTGCCCTTGGTTACATTGATAATATTGGAGTTCTTCTGACATTTTGGTTTATTGCTGTTATGTTGATCACAGCATCGTATGCAGGTGCAATGGCGAATATTATTGATCTCGCGCCGAATTATGGACACTCTGGAGCAGTCTTAGCATTCTGTCAAACAATTCATATGTCTGCATCATTCATCTCGCCTTTAACCGTTGGATACATAGTTACGGACGAA AAATCAATCAGCCAGTGGCGCATTATATTTGTGATCTCAGGAATCATTGCTGTTGCGACTTATATTTTCTACCAATTTTTTGCCACCGCTGAAATACAGCCTTGGAATGCTTTGCGACCTATTAATAATCAGGAAGATGAGGAGGCAAAAATGGTACCGAGGGAAAAGGCTGAGAAGAAATACATTCCCAAATCGACATGA
- the LOC132787059 gene encoding mitochondrial chaperone BCS1 has product MAIGELISSLSSNPYFGAGFGLFGVGASAAILRKGLQGAVVLFRRHMMITLEVPCRDKSYQWLLKWITIKGARKTQHLSVETTFLQNDNGKIRTTYDFIPSIGKHLFQYKRNWIQVERTREQQTLDLHMGVPWESVTLTAFGNNKQIYFDILEEARQLALQATEGKTLMYTAMGSEWRPFGHPRRRRPASSVVLDEGISSRIIADCKDFIGNSLWYTQRGIPYRRGYLLYGPPGCGKSSFITALAGELEYGICLLNLSERGLTDDRLNHLMNVAPEQTIILLEDIDAAFISREATLQQKSAYDGLNRITFSGLLNCLDGVASTEARIVFMTTNYLDRLDPALIRPGRIDLKEYIGYCTQHQLEQMFKKFFGEQEVAKSTEFAQRIVATGRTVSPAQIQGFFMRHKSSPPQLVVDSCHSIWESDEKIAISYVN; this is encoded by the coding sequence ATGGCCATCGGCGAACTTATCTCAAGTTTATCGTCTAACCCATATTTTGGGGCTGGCTTCGGACTGTTCGGAGTAGGAGCCAGTGCAGCGATACTGAGGAAAGGTCTTCAGGGTGCTGTGGTGCTATTTCGACGGCATATGATGATCACTCTGGAAGTGCCCTGCAGAGACAAATCGTACCAATGGCTTTTAAAATGGATCACCATTAAGGGAGCGAGAAAGACACAACATTTGAGTGTGGAGACGACATTCTTGCAGAATGACAACGGAAAAATTCGAACCACTTACGACTTTATACCGAGCATTGgaaaacatttatttcaatacaaaagaaattgGATTCAAGTGGAGCGCACAAGGGAGCAACAAACGTTAGATTTACACATGGGAGTGCCATGGGAATCTGTGACGTTGACAGCGTTTggcaataacaaacaaatctACTTTGATATCCTGGAGGAGGCAAGACAATTGGCCTTGCAGGCGACTGAGGGAAAAACACTTATGTACACGGCAATGGGCTCGGAATGGCGACCATTTGGACATCCCCGGCGACGTAGACCTGCCAGTTCAGTTGTCTTAGACGAGGGCATTTCGAGTAGAATCATTGCGGACTGTAAGGATTTCATTGGAAACTCCTTATGGTACACACAGCGAGGAATTCCATACCGCAGAGGCTATTTGTTATATGGTCCTCCGGGATGTGGCAAATCAAGTTTTATAACTGCCTTGGCAGGCGAATTGGAGTACGGCATTTGTTTACTAAACTTGTCGGAGCGTGGACTCACCGATGATAGGCTAAATCATCTAATGAACGTGGCCCCAGAACAAACTATAATCCTACTTGAAGATATTGATGCTGCATTTATTTCGAGAGAAGCGACTTTACAGCAGAAGTCTGCTTATGACGGCTTGAATCGCATCACATTCAGTGGCTTGTTGAACTGCCTCGATGGCGTTGCTTCCACAGAAGCTCGCATTGTTTTTATGACCACCAATTACCTCGATCGTTTAGATCCCGCCTTAATTAGACCTGGTCGCATCGATTTAAAGGAATACATTGGCTATTGTACTCAACATCAGCTCGagcaaatgtttaaaaaattcttCGGAGAGCAAGAAGTTGCCAAATCGACGGAGTTCGCTCAACGAATCGTTGCCACAGGTCGCACCGTGAGTCCAGCGCAAATTCAAGGGTTCTTCATGAGACACAAGTCTTCCCCTCCACAGCTAGTTGTGGACAGTTGTCATAGTATTTGGGAGAGCGATGAAAAAATAGCTATTAGTTAcgttaattaa
- the LOC132787410 gene encoding cystathionine gamma-lyase produces MSFKSQPKGFATKSIHAGQDPEQWKSASVIPPISLSTTFKQDAPGEHRGYEYSRSGNPTRNVLEKCFAALDNAKYGLTFSSGLGATTAVLTMLNSGDHIIMGDDVYGGTNRLIRQVASRLGINATFVDPTNLDAIKAAFKPETKLIWIESPTNPLIKVADIAAIAKISHDAGNIIVAVDNTFLTSYFQRPLELGADLVCYSMTKYMNGHTDVVMGGITMDSEDLYNRLKFLQNAVGIVPSPFDCYQVNRSLKTLSLRMQQHQSNALQVAKFLDSHAFVEKVLHPALPSHPQHEIALKQTYGYSGVFSFYIKGDLKHSSAFLKALKIFTLAESLGGYESLAELPSVMTHASVPAEDRKTLGITDGLVRLSVGLEDADDLINDLSQALDIAAKA; encoded by the exons ATGAGTTTCAAGAGTCAACCCAAAGGTTTTGCCACCAAATCCATTCACGCTGGACAGGATCCAGAGCAATGGAAGAGTGCCAGTGTTATTCCTCCCATTTCACTGAGCACAACCTTCAAACAGGATGCCCCTGGAGAGCATCGT GGTTATGAGTACTCTAGGAGTGGCAATCCAACCCGTAATGTTCTGGAGAAATGTTTCGCTGCTCTCGATAATGCCAAGTATGGATTGACCTTCTCTTCTGGTCTGGGTGCAACAACTGCTGTTCTTACTATGCTCAACAGTGGCGATCACATTATTATGGGCGATGACGTCTATGGTGGAACCAACAGACTTATCAG ACAAGTGGCCTCTCGTTTGGGAATAAATGCAACTTTTGTTGATCCCACCAATTTGGATGCTATTAAAGCAGCATTTAAACCTGAAACTAAA CTTATTTGGATTGAGTCTCCAACAAATCCTTTGATTAAAGTCGCTGACATTGCTGCCATTGCCAAGATCAGCCATGACGCTGGCAATATTATTGTGGCCGTGGACAACACTTTCCTGACTTCGTATTTCCAACGTCCTCTTGAGCTGGGAGCTGATCTGGTGTGCTATTCCATGACCAAATACATGAATGGACACACCGATGTTGTTATGGGAGGTATAACCATGGATTCTGAAGATCTTTACAACAGATTGAAGTTTTTGCAAAATG CTGTTGGCATTGTTCCATCGCCGTTTGATTGCTACCAAGTGAACCGCAGTCTGAAGACTTTGTCTCTGCGTATGCAACAACATCAGAGCAACGCGCTGCAAGTGGCCAAGTTCCTGGATTCGCATGCTTTCGTTGAGAAGGTACTACATCCGGCTCTGCCTTCCCATCCACAGCATGAGATTGCCCTTAAGCAGACCTATGGATACAGCGGCGTATTCTCATTCTATATCAAGGGCGACCTGAAGCATTCATCAGCTTTCTTGAAGGCTCTGAAGATTTTCACTTTGGCTGAAAGTCTTGGTGGATATGAAAGCTTGGCTGAATTGCC TTCCGTTATGACACATGCTTCTGTACCTGCTGAAGATCGCAAAACTCTGGGCATTACTGACGGTCTTGTTCGTTTGTCTGTTGGTCTTGAGGACGCCGACGATTTAATCAATGATCTGAGCCAGGCTCTGGACATTGCTGCGAAGGCATAA
- the LOC132796349 gene encoding probable dolichyl pyrophosphate Man9GlcNAc2 alpha-1,3-glucosyltransferase → MLSELAATAFLALSLRSIISLNAYSGYNKPPMFGDYEAQRHWQEVTVNLDAKSWYTNGTHNDLQYWGLDYPPLTAYHSYLVGLAAKTQNASFVSLHASRGIESKEHKSFMRLTVLAADLLIYLPAIWILSVAIDRTFQSNIKELLFLLLALYPGQMLIDNGHFQYNNISLGVAAVAIAAILCNKNYLAAFTFTLALNYKQMELYHALPFFSYLLGTTLSHKSFKSFAIELTAIASIVLMVFAILWLPWLHSIEAASQVLHRLFPLGRGVFEDKVANVWCSINVIFKLRKHFQNHQMALICLGTTLLTVLPTNIILFWRRSKPMFLLTLFNTSAAFFLFSFQVHEKSILLVALPAICLFQWWPNEMLWFLEVSVFSMIPLLKRDHLLIPSVAATVLFHLVFKCNYFKPNKEQMLENKLLNTTVAISEILMLSILVGSLAIKPSARYPDIWPLIISVVSCAHIFLFLVWGYVKQFMQCDRKLYNKIE, encoded by the exons ATGCTGTCTGAGTTGGCAGCCACGGCGTTTCTCGCCTTATCGCTGAGATCAATTATATCACTTAACGCATATTCTGGATACAACAAGCCGCCGATGTTTGGCGACTATGAGGCACAACGGCATTGGCAAGAAGTGACTGTAAATTTAGACGCCAAATCGTGGTATACAAATGGCACACACAACGACCTGCAATATTGGGGCTTAGATTATCCACCTCTTACAGCATATCATAGCTATCTGGTGGGTCTTGCCGCCAAAACGCAGAATGCCAGTTTTGTGTCCTTGCACGCGAGTCGCGGCATCGAAAGCAAGGAGCACAAGAGTTTTATGCGTCTCACGGTTTTGGCTGCCgatcttttgatttatttgccgGCAATTTGGATTTTAAGTGTTGCCATCGATCGAACCTTTCAGAGCAACATCAAGGAGTTGTTATTTCTACTGCTCGCTCTATATCCGGGGCAAATGCTCATCGACAATGGACACTTTCAATACAACAACATATCGCTCGGAGTGGCAGCTGTGGCAATTGCCGCGATTCTCtgcaataaaaactatttagcCGCGTTTACGTTCACATTGGCCCTGAACTATAAACAAATGGAATTGTACCATGCGCTTCCATTCTTTTCATATCTTCTTGGCACCACTTTGTCTCACAAAag ttttaaGTCCTTTGCAATTGAGCTGACAGCCATTGCCTCAATTGTATTGATGGTTTTTGCCATTCTATGGCTACCATGGTTGCATTCCATAGAAGCAGCTTCCCAGGTTTTGCATCGTCTTTTTCCACTTGGACGCGGTGTGTTTGAGGACAAAGTGGCCAATGTTTGGTGCAGCAtcaatgttatttttaaactaaG GAAACATTTCCAAAATCATCAGATGGCTTTAATCTGTTTGGGGACCACTCTCTTAACTGTACTACCAACAAATATAATTCTCTTCTGGCGACGCAGCAAACCGATGTTTTTGTTAACTCTATTCAATACTTCAGCAGCCTTTTTCCTATTCTCATTTCAA GTTCACGAGAAGTCAATTTTATTGGTTGCTTTGCcagcaatttgtttatttcaatgGTGGCCAAATGAGATGCTATGGTTCCTAGAAGTCTCAGTATTTAGCATGATTCCGCTTCTAAAGCGTGATCATCTGTTAATTCCAAGTGTGGCAGCAACTGTCCTTTTccatttagtttttaaatgcaattacttCAAGCCCAACAAGGAACAGATGCTCGAAAACAAACTTTTAAATACGACCGTTGCAATATCGGAGATTCTAATGCTGTCAATTTTAGTTGGGTCCTTAGCTATAAAGCCCTCTGCTAGATATCCAGACATTTGGCCCTTAATTATTTCCGTTGTAAGCTGTGcacatattttcttatttttggtTTGGGGATATGTGAAACAGTTTATGCAGTGCGATCGTAAGCTATATAATAAAATCGAGTAA
- the LOC132796358 gene encoding cyclin-dependent kinase 5 activator 1, which produces MGTVLSFNPRDRHPIYSSQPNFPYNQSADLQAEKLNESAGSIDSHLNNFSYEQLNNAKNRENKSGKSGISSHQISRHGSGHNQNSCGASMQYNSMHTQINSHNNFNNLTVSSKDTINNDLDSHNENSIVISEKSSIEKSLKKHSLFINALSWKKLSTSHNKKKVDNKNKCANMPSACFKAQLLEASYSTSGAVNATATADKNKNIQLHCNHIEEHQHQQQHHCNQNQVIRDLPFFPTAAKTQKPSTAKELGRVNNTNSITNHNKLIQKQPLTLTLPQQLQASSIQIKNTNQNHIPRKTVIQASTSELLKCLGMFLHYRCHRLNNFDPGDAVMWLRAVDRSLLLQGWQDVAFINPANVVFVYMLVRELVNGEETKESDLQASVLTCLYLSYSYMGNEISYPLKPFLVEDSKENFWDRCLVIVNRLSNKMLKINAEPAFFTEVFTELKSCGQFQTNSNRRSSCGGA; this is translated from the exons ATGGGCACGGTGCTGAGTTTTAATCCAAGGGATAGACATCCCATCTATTCGTCACAGCCCAATTTTCCATACAATCAATCCGCTGACTTGCAGGCGGAGAAACTCAACGAGTCTGCGGGCTCCATCGATTCGCATTTGAATAACTTCTCGTATGAGCAGCTGAACAATGCCAAGAACCGCGAGAATAAATCGGGCAAATCCGGAATATCGTCGCATCAAATATCGCGACATGGCTCCGGACACAATCAGAACAGCTGTGGGGCAAGCATGCAATATAATTCAATGCACACGCAAATCAATTCGCACAACAACTTCAATAATCTGACAGTGTCGTCGAAGGACACGATCAACAATGATTTGGACTCGCATAATGAGAACTCGATTGTCATCTCGGAGAAGAGTTCGATTGAGAAGAGCTTGAAGAAGCACTCGCTGTTCATCAATGCGCTCTCATGGAAGAAGCTATCGACTTCGCATAACAAAAAGAAGGtcgacaacaagaacaaatgCGCCAATATGCCGTCGGCCTGCTTTAAGGCTCAACTCCTGGAGGCATCGTACTCCACATCGGGGGCGGTGAATGCGACAGCCACAGCTGATAAGAATAAGAATATCCAGCTGCATTGCAATCACATCGAggagcatcagcatcagcaacagcatcacTGCAATCAAAATCAGGTCATCAGGGATTTGCCATTCTTCCCCACGGCCGCCAAAACACAGAAGCCATCCACGGCCAAGGAGCTGGGACGTGTCAACAATACCAACTCGATAACCAATCACAACAAACTGATCCAGAAGCAGCCTTTAACGTTGACACTGCCCCAGCAGTTGCAGGCTTCGTCGATACAGATCAAGAACACTAATCAAAATCACATTCCACGCAAAACTGTCATACAG GCTTCTACTTCGGAACTACTCAAATGCCTGGGCATGTTCTTGCACTATCGTTGCCATCGGTTAAACAACTTTGATCCTGGCGACGCCGTCATGTGGCTCAGGGCTGTCGATCGTAGCCTCCTCTTGCAGGGCTGGCAG GATGTGGCATTTATCAATCCAGCAAATGTTGTATTCGTCTATATGTTAGTTCGTGAACTGGTCAACGGAGAGGAAACAAAGGAATCTGATCTTCAGGCATCTGTGCTCACTTGTTTGTATTTGTCGTATTCATACATGGGAAACGAAATAAGTTATCCTCTTAAGCCATTTTTGGTCGAGGACTCCAAAGAGAACTTTTGGGACAG ATGCCTGGTGATCGTGAACAGATTAAGCAATAAGATGCTTAAGATCAATGCAGAGCCAGCATTCTTTACCGAAGTATTCACTGAATTAAAATCATGCGGTCAATTTCAAACCAACTCGAATCGAAGATCATCTTGCGGAGGCGCCTGA
- the LOC132794006 gene encoding protein CEPU-1 produces the protein MMNGSRICRILLYFLFFRATLCQRSYFDPKINITEMFMMGDDVNNGFNMNDDQIVKFIKPLDRGPYFDTSATKNVTSLVGKTGHLNCRVRNLGNKTVSWIRHRDLHLLTVAESTYTSDQRFTSIYNKQTGDWSLQIKFPQLRDSGVYECQVSTTPPVGYTMIFSVVEPITSIPGGPELYIDLGSTVNLTCIVKHLPDPPLMVHWTHNNQEINYDSPRGGVSVITEKGDITTSYLLIQRAQISDSGRYSCMPSNANAKSVNVHILNGDHPAAVQGANSFVGLSLNALVFIMVFAHV, from the exons ATGATGAATGGGTCACGAATATGTCggattttactttattttt TGTTTTTTCGAGCCACGCTTTGTCAGCGGAGTTATTTCGATCCGAAAATAAACATCACAGAGATGTTTATGATGGGCGACGATGTCAATAATGGCTTCAATATGAACGACGACCAAATTGTAAAGTTCATCAAGCCTCTCGACAGGGGGCCCTACTTCGATACATCAGCCACCAAGAATGTGACATCATTGGTGGGCAAAACGGGGCATCTCAACTGTCGTGTCAGGAATCTGGGCAATAAAACG GTATCCTGGATACGGCACAGGGACCTTCATCTTTTGACTGTGGCTGAGAGCACGTACACATCGGACCAAAGATTCACTTCAATCTACAATAAGCAAACTGGCGATTGGTCTTTGCAg aTCAAATTTCCCCAATTAAGAGATTCGGGAGTTTACGAGTGTCAAGTTTCAACGACACCTCCTGTTGGCTATACAATGATATTTTCAGTTGTTG AGCCCATCACAAGTATTCCGGGAGGTCCCGAGCTATACATTGATTTGGGCTCCACAGTTAACCTGACTTGTATTGTGAAGCATCTTCCGGATCCACCGCTAATGGTGCATTGGACCCACAATAATCAG GAGATCAACTACGATTCACCTCGAGGTGGAGTATCAGTTATTACCGAGAAGGGTGATATAACCACATCATATCTTTTAATACAACGCGCCCAAATATCCGATTCTGGCAGATATTCCTGCATGCCATCGAATGCAAATGCCAAATCGGTTAATGTCCACATTTTAAATG gAGACCACCCGGCCGCGGTTCAAGGAGCCAACTCGTTTGTCGGGCTTAGTTTAAATGCGCTAGTTTTTATAATGGTTTTTGCACATGTATaa
- the LOC132787636 gene encoding polyisoprenoid diphosphate/phosphate phosphohydrolase PLPP6 yields MTERQVSPALKKILEQDVKLTDRFVAYLLQFSSFKSLKIHCKMLEVSCDGIAWLATWVAFIWLLNSSDLHQMQVNMLIGLLLDIVVVALLKAFVRRRRPMPATDMLTIGPDKFSFPSGHASRAFYILVFFTHLYSLPIIFWMPLTAWAVSVVLSRLILKRHYILDVCAGALIGVVEALFLGLIWLSADSAAWFVGFLSEDKVFSEPN; encoded by the exons ATGACAGAG AGACAAGTTTCGCCCGCATTAAAGAAAATCTTAGAGCAAGATGTGAAGCTGACGGATCGCTTTGTTGCCTACCTGCTGCAGTTCTCATCCTTCAAGTCCCTGAAGATACACTGCAAAATGCTGGAGGTCTCATGCGATGGCATCGCTTGGCTTGCAACATGGGTCGCCTTCATCTGGTTGCTCAACTCCAGCGATCTGCATCAGATGCAAGTGAATATGCTGATTGGATTGTTGCTGGACATCGTTGTGGTGGCACTTCTCAAAGCATTTGTGCGCAGACGGCGACCAATGCCGGCCACAGACATGCTGACAATTGGACCTGATAAATTCAGCTTTCCATCGGGTCACGCATCGCGAGCTTTCTATATCCTCGTCTTCTTCACCCATCTGTATTCCCTGCCCATCATTTTCTGGATGCCTTTGACAGCTTGGGCTGTCAGCGTCGTGCTCTCCAGACTGATATTGAAACGCCATTATATTTTGGATGTTTGCGCTGGAGCATTGATTGGAGTTGTGGAAGCCTTGTTCCTTGGTCTGATTTGGCTTAGCGCTGATTCGGCTGCTTGGTTCGTTGGTTTTCTATCTGAAGACAAAGTGTTCAGTGAACccaattaa